In Halarcobacter mediterraneus, the following proteins share a genomic window:
- a CDS encoding 3'-5' exonuclease, with the protein MPHYVLFDTETTGNQEEDRVIQFGAMIVDQKGKIEAYDEFCYSDVEIKIEAMEVHNITPGLIEGKPKATETTFYKRLEELNSNENFLIAHNISFDMGMIEKEGFINSYQIIDTLRCAKHLFPEMPYHRLQYLRYALELYKVEEAEAAKHNITIKAHDAIGDVLVMKLFLTKLVGKCREIYPDYNPMEKLVELTKTPVLLKSFRFGKYKNKEIAKVAQEDPGYLNWMRTNMDLDEDLKYTLDKVLG; encoded by the coding sequence ATGCCACACTACGTACTATTTGATACAGAAACAACAGGAAATCAAGAAGAAGATAGAGTAATCCAATTTGGAGCAATGATTGTTGACCAAAAAGGTAAAATAGAAGCATATGATGAATTTTGTTATTCAGATGTTGAAATAAAAATTGAAGCAATGGAAGTTCATAATATAACTCCTGGTTTAATCGAAGGAAAACCAAAAGCTACAGAAACTACTTTTTATAAAAGACTAGAAGAATTAAACAGTAATGAAAACTTTCTAATTGCTCACAATATCTCTTTTGATATGGGGATGATAGAAAAAGAAGGATTTATTAACAGTTATCAGATTATTGATACTTTAAGATGTGCAAAACATCTATTCCCTGAAATGCCTTATCATAGACTACAATATTTAAGATATGCTCTTGAATTATATAAAGTAGAAGAAGCTGAAGCAGCTAAACACAATATCACAATAAAAGCCCATGATGCTATTGGTGATGTTTTAGTTATGAAATTATTTTTAACTAAACTTGTAGGAAAATGTAGAGAAATTTATCCAGATTATAATCCTATGGAAAAATTAGTAGAACTAACAAAAACACCTGTTTTACTAAAAAGTTTTAGATTTGGAAAATACAAAAATAAAGAGATTGCTAAAGTTGCACAAGAAGACCCTGGATATTTAAATTGGATGAGAACAAATATGGACTTAGATGAAGATTTAAAATATACTTTAGATAAAGTACTTGGATAA
- the queA gene encoding tRNA preQ1(34) S-adenosylmethionine ribosyltransferase-isomerase QueA gives MMKSNLDPLKTSSYDYNLPKELIATKPVYPADSAKLLVYNRETDTITHTTFKSLMHVLPDNLSVFLNDTKVIKARIFGEKESGGKVELLFNKPLFMDRYLVMIRGKVKIGTKLFFPMNLQAEVLEVNDDGSRVVNFIQNDKKLDFLSLVEILNEIGHLPLPPYMNREDEEKDNEDYQTLFAKNYGAVAAPTASLHFTEELLEKINNKYDVNYLTLHVGAGTFKPVDSEDILSHPMHSEYFEIGSEAKKSLDEAQKVLAVGTTVTRTVEYYARTNKIQGECDLFLNPANKPIKVDHLLTNFHLPKSTLIMLIASFVGLEKTLEIYEEAIKEKYRFYSYGDGMLII, from the coding sequence ATGATGAAGAGTAATTTAGACCCACTTAAAACTTCTAGCTATGATTATAATTTGCCAAAAGAACTCATAGCTACGAAGCCAGTTTACCCAGCAGATAGTGCAAAGCTTTTAGTTTATAATAGAGAAACTGACACCATAACTCATACAACTTTTAAGTCTTTAATGCATGTACTTCCTGATAACTTATCTGTATTTTTAAATGATACAAAAGTTATAAAAGCAAGAATCTTTGGAGAAAAAGAATCAGGTGGGAAAGTTGAATTACTATTTAACAAACCTCTATTTATGGATAGATATTTAGTGATGATTAGAGGGAAAGTAAAAATAGGAACAAAGCTATTTTTTCCAATGAACTTACAAGCTGAAGTTTTAGAAGTAAATGATGATGGTAGTAGAGTTGTAAACTTTATACAAAATGATAAAAAGCTAGATTTTTTATCTTTAGTTGAAATTTTAAATGAAATAGGACACTTACCTCTTCCACCTTATATGAATAGAGAAGATGAAGAAAAAGACAATGAAGATTACCAAACTTTATTTGCTAAAAACTATGGTGCAGTTGCAGCTCCAACAGCTTCTTTACACTTTACAGAGGAACTATTAGAAAAAATCAATAATAAATATGATGTAAACTATTTAACACTTCATGTAGGAGCTGGAACATTTAAACCAGTAGATAGTGAAGATATTTTATCTCATCCTATGCATAGTGAATACTTTGAGATAGGAAGTGAAGCTAAAAAATCTTTAGATGAAGCACAAAAAGTTCTTGCAGTTGGTACTACTGTTACTAGAACAGTTGAATACTATGCAAGAACAAATAAAATACAAGGTGAATGTGATTTATTTTTGAATCCTGCAAATAAGCCTATAAAAGTAGATCATTTGCTTACTAATTTTCACCTTCCTAAGTCAACATTAATTATGCTTATTGCATCATTCGTTGGTTTAGAAAAAACACTAGAAATATATGAAGAAGCCATCAAAGAGAAATATAGATTTTACTCTTATGGTGATGGTATGCTTATTATCTAA
- the tatB gene encoding Sec-independent protein translocase protein TatB, with the protein MFGMGFMEILLIAIVAIIALGPEKLPGAMVEIAKFLKKFKAGVEDAKSTLDNELNISEMKEEAARYKAQIENAKNTLNVKENLDLGLNNIINDDETSLENNTDTSKEKKEQVSLKESKSKKQKENTKVDSNVEVKEKE; encoded by the coding sequence ATGTTTGGAATGGGTTTTATGGAAATACTTTTAATTGCAATTGTTGCAATTATAGCTTTAGGTCCAGAAAAATTGCCTGGGGCAATGGTTGAAATAGCTAAATTTTTGAAAAAGTTTAAAGCAGGTGTTGAAGATGCAAAGTCTACACTTGATAATGAACTAAATATAAGTGAGATGAAAGAAGAAGCTGCCAGATACAAAGCTCAAATTGAAAATGCAAAAAATACTCTAAATGTAAAAGAAAATCTTGATTTAGGATTAAATAATATTATAAACGATGATGAAACTTCTTTAGAAAATAATACGGATACAAGTAAAGAGAAAAAAGAGCAAGTATCCTTAAAAGAATCAAAATCAAAAAAGCAAAAAGAAAATACTAAAGTAGATTCTAATGTAGAAGTTAAGGAAAAAGAATAA
- the tatC gene encoding twin-arginine translocase subunit TatC, whose product MLDDLKPHIADLRKRLINSALMLIVAFFACFFFYEPILQWMMIPVEAVLPPNSQMVAVEIQETFFTALKVAFFSGFILSLPVIFWQLWLFLAPGLYEHEKKLVIPFVFFATLMFLIGAAFAYYIVIPFGFEFLINFGSAVVTILPSIGKYVGFFTKLLFGFGVSFELPVITFFLAKIGLVDDKTLKDFFKYAVVLIFIFASLLTPPDVLTQFLMAGPLIFLYIVSIYIAKVFNPHKPINDDDEE is encoded by the coding sequence ATGCTTGATGATTTAAAACCCCATATAGCTGATTTAAGAAAAAGACTAATAAATTCAGCATTAATGCTCATTGTGGCATTTTTTGCTTGTTTTTTCTTTTATGAACCAATTTTGCAATGGATGATGATTCCAGTAGAAGCTGTACTTCCACCAAATTCTCAAATGGTTGCAGTTGAAATTCAAGAAACATTTTTTACAGCACTTAAAGTTGCTTTCTTTTCTGGTTTTATTCTTTCATTACCAGTAATTTTTTGGCAATTATGGCTTTTCTTAGCTCCAGGACTTTATGAGCATGAGAAAAAACTTGTTATACCTTTTGTTTTCTTTGCAACTTTAATGTTCTTAATTGGTGCAGCATTTGCATATTATATAGTTATTCCTTTTGGTTTCGAATTTTTAATTAACTTTGGTTCTGCTGTTGTAACTATATTACCAAGTATTGGTAAATATGTTGGTTTTTTTACAAAACTTTTATTTGGTTTTGGTGTTTCATTTGAATTACCAGTTATTACTTTCTTCTTAGCAAAAATCGGACTTGTTGATGATAAAACATTAAAAGATTTTTTTAAATATGCAGTTGTATTAATTTTTATTTTTGCATCATTATTAACACCTCCTGATGTATTAACACAATTCTTAATGGCTGGACCACTAATTTTTCTTTATATAGTTTCAATCTATATTGCCAAAGTATTTAACCCTCATAAACCAATTAATGACGATGATGAAGAGTAA